A genomic segment from Phalacrocorax aristotelis chromosome 16, bGulAri2.1, whole genome shotgun sequence encodes:
- the NDEL1 gene encoding nuclear distribution protein nudE-like 1 isoform X3, which produces MDSEEIPTFSSPKEETAYWKELSLKYKQSFQEAREELAEFQEGSRELEAELEAQLVQAEQRNRDLQADNQRLKYEVETLKEKLEHQYAQSYKQVSLLEDDLSQTRAIKDQLHKYVRELEQANDDLERAKRATIVSLEDFEQRLNQAIERNAFLESELDDKESLLVSVQRLKDEARDLRQELAVRERQQEVTRKSAPSSPTLDCEKMDSAVQASLSLPATPVGKGSENSFPSPKAIPNGFGTSPLTPSARISALNIVGDLLRKVGALESKLAACRNFAKDQASRKSYISGNVSSGVMNSNGTKYPHPGHTSFFDKGLSLVASQGSKRL; this is translated from the exons ATGGACAGTGAAGAAATCCCGACTTTTTCGAGTCCAAAGGAGGAAACTGCGTATTGGAAAGAGCTTTCCTTGAAGTACAAACAAAG CTTCCAGGAAGCTCGTGAAGAGCTGGCTGAATTTCAGGAGGGAAGCCGAGAATTAGAAGCTGAGTTGGAGGCACAGCTAGTGCAAGCTGAGCAGAGGAATAGAGATTTGCAAGCAGATAACCAAAGACTGAAGTATGAAGTGGAGACATTAAAG gagaaaCTGGAGCACCAGTATGCACAAAGTTACAAGCAAGTGTCGTTGTTAGAGGATGACCTGAGCCAGACACGGGCCATTAAAGATCAGCTGCATAAGTATGtgagggagctggagcaggCCAACGATGACTTGGAACGTGCAAAGAG GGCAACAATAGTTTCATTGGAAGACTTTGAACAAAGACTGAACCAAGCCATTGAGCGAAATGCGTTTTTAGAAAGTGAACTGGATGACAAGGAATCGTTGCTGGTTTCTGTACAGAGATTAAAGGATGAAGCGAGAG ACTTACGGCAAGAGCTAGCAGTGCGGGAAAGGCAACAAGAGGTTACCCGAAAGTCAGCACCCAGTTCTCCGACTCTAGACTGTGAAAAGATGGATTCGGCTGTCCAGGCATCTCTCTCCTTGCCAGCTACGCCCGTTGGAAAAGGATcagaaaatagttttccttccccaaaag CTATACCAAATGGATTTGGTACCAGCCCCCTTACTCCTTCAGCTAGAATATCTGCACTCAACATTGTGGGAGATCTGTTACGGAAAGTGGGG GCCTTAGAATCCAAATTAGCTGCTTGCAGAAATTTTGCAAAGGACCAGGCGTCACGGAAATCCTACATTTCAGGGAACGTTAGCAGCGGTGTGATGAACAGCAACGGCACAAAGTACCCTCATCCGGGGCATACTTCTTTCTTTGACAAAGG
- the NDEL1 gene encoding nuclear distribution protein nudE-like 1 isoform X1 has product MDSEEIPTFSSPKEETAYWKELSLKYKQSFQEAREELAEFQEGSRELEAELEAQLVQAEQRNRDLQADNQRLKYEVETLKEKLEHQYAQSYKQVSLLEDDLSQTRAIKDQLHKYVRELEQANDDLERAKRATIVSLEDFEQRLNQAIERNAFLESELDDKESLLVSVQRLKDEARDLRQELAVRERQQEVTRKSAPSSPTLDCEKMDSAVQASLSLPATPVGKGSENSFPSPKAIPNGFGTSPLTPSARISALNIVGDLLRKVGALESKLAACRNFAKDQASRKSYISGNVSSGVMNSNGTKYPHPGHTSFFDKGAVNGFDQGPPGLGASRPSSAPGMLPLSV; this is encoded by the exons ATGGACAGTGAAGAAATCCCGACTTTTTCGAGTCCAAAGGAGGAAACTGCGTATTGGAAAGAGCTTTCCTTGAAGTACAAACAAAG CTTCCAGGAAGCTCGTGAAGAGCTGGCTGAATTTCAGGAGGGAAGCCGAGAATTAGAAGCTGAGTTGGAGGCACAGCTAGTGCAAGCTGAGCAGAGGAATAGAGATTTGCAAGCAGATAACCAAAGACTGAAGTATGAAGTGGAGACATTAAAG gagaaaCTGGAGCACCAGTATGCACAAAGTTACAAGCAAGTGTCGTTGTTAGAGGATGACCTGAGCCAGACACGGGCCATTAAAGATCAGCTGCATAAGTATGtgagggagctggagcaggCCAACGATGACTTGGAACGTGCAAAGAG GGCAACAATAGTTTCATTGGAAGACTTTGAACAAAGACTGAACCAAGCCATTGAGCGAAATGCGTTTTTAGAAAGTGAACTGGATGACAAGGAATCGTTGCTGGTTTCTGTACAGAGATTAAAGGATGAAGCGAGAG ACTTACGGCAAGAGCTAGCAGTGCGGGAAAGGCAACAAGAGGTTACCCGAAAGTCAGCACCCAGTTCTCCGACTCTAGACTGTGAAAAGATGGATTCGGCTGTCCAGGCATCTCTCTCCTTGCCAGCTACGCCCGTTGGAAAAGGATcagaaaatagttttccttccccaaaag CTATACCAAATGGATTTGGTACCAGCCCCCTTACTCCTTCAGCTAGAATATCTGCACTCAACATTGTGGGAGATCTGTTACGGAAAGTGGGG GCCTTAGAATCCAAATTAGCTGCTTGCAGAAATTTTGCAAAGGACCAGGCGTCACGGAAATCCTACATTTCAGGGAACGTTAGCAGCGGTGTGATGAACAGCAACGGCACAAAGTACCCTCATCCGGGGCATACTTCTTTCTTTGACAAAGG
- the NDEL1 gene encoding nuclear distribution protein nudE-like 1 isoform X2: MDSEEIPTFSSPKEETAYWKELSLKYKQSFQEAREELAEFQEGSRELEAELEAQLVQAEQRNRDLQADNQRLKYEVETLKEKLEHQYAQSYKQVSLLEDDLSQTRAIKDQLHKYVRELEQANDDLERAKRATIVSLEDFEQRLNQAIERNAFLESELDDKESLLVSVQRLKDEARDLRQELAVRERQQEVTRKSAPSSPTLDCEKMDSAVQASLSLPATPVGKGSENSFPSPKAIPNGFGTSPLTPSARISALNIVGDLLRKVGALESKLAACRNFAKDQASRKSYISGNVSSGVMNSNGTKYPHPGHTSFFDKGREKVIFPTLVMGQ, translated from the exons ATGGACAGTGAAGAAATCCCGACTTTTTCGAGTCCAAAGGAGGAAACTGCGTATTGGAAAGAGCTTTCCTTGAAGTACAAACAAAG CTTCCAGGAAGCTCGTGAAGAGCTGGCTGAATTTCAGGAGGGAAGCCGAGAATTAGAAGCTGAGTTGGAGGCACAGCTAGTGCAAGCTGAGCAGAGGAATAGAGATTTGCAAGCAGATAACCAAAGACTGAAGTATGAAGTGGAGACATTAAAG gagaaaCTGGAGCACCAGTATGCACAAAGTTACAAGCAAGTGTCGTTGTTAGAGGATGACCTGAGCCAGACACGGGCCATTAAAGATCAGCTGCATAAGTATGtgagggagctggagcaggCCAACGATGACTTGGAACGTGCAAAGAG GGCAACAATAGTTTCATTGGAAGACTTTGAACAAAGACTGAACCAAGCCATTGAGCGAAATGCGTTTTTAGAAAGTGAACTGGATGACAAGGAATCGTTGCTGGTTTCTGTACAGAGATTAAAGGATGAAGCGAGAG ACTTACGGCAAGAGCTAGCAGTGCGGGAAAGGCAACAAGAGGTTACCCGAAAGTCAGCACCCAGTTCTCCGACTCTAGACTGTGAAAAGATGGATTCGGCTGTCCAGGCATCTCTCTCCTTGCCAGCTACGCCCGTTGGAAAAGGATcagaaaatagttttccttccccaaaag CTATACCAAATGGATTTGGTACCAGCCCCCTTACTCCTTCAGCTAGAATATCTGCACTCAACATTGTGGGAGATCTGTTACGGAAAGTGGGG GCCTTAGAATCCAAATTAGCTGCTTGCAGAAATTTTGCAAAGGACCAGGCGTCACGGAAATCCTACATTTCAGGGAACGTTAGCAGCGGTGTGATGAACAGCAACGGCACAAAGTACCCTCATCCGGGGCATACTTCTTTCTTTGACAAAGG